A stretch of Pseudobdellovibrionaceae bacterium DNA encodes these proteins:
- a CDS encoding sigma-70 family RNA polymerase sigma factor, with amino-acid sequence MGEREIFGNEDLQWIGQIRAGQRTSFSHLVRKYQKSLLRVSLRFVKDLATAEDVVQESFMKAYERLDSFEGRASFKSWLFQIAVNTAKNKLRERRDGHSDLDSVQLSIPSVAEESVSHQALSKLIHKAVEELPFRQKTALVLRIFEDLSFKEIAEIMQCPYDTAKANYRHALLKLKDEFEMDTELKHWNFDEGGLMELQKKRTEVET; translated from the coding sequence ATGGGCGAGAGAGAGATTTTTGGGAACGAAGATCTTCAGTGGATTGGCCAAATTCGCGCGGGACAAAGGACGTCCTTCTCTCATCTGGTGCGAAAGTACCAGAAGAGTCTGCTGCGGGTGAGTCTGAGGTTCGTGAAGGACCTCGCGACCGCGGAAGATGTCGTGCAGGAATCGTTCATGAAGGCTTATGAGCGCCTGGACAGTTTCGAAGGTCGAGCGAGTTTCAAGAGTTGGTTGTTCCAGATCGCGGTGAACACGGCGAAGAATAAACTTCGTGAGCGTCGTGACGGTCACTCCGATCTGGATTCGGTTCAACTGTCGATTCCCTCGGTGGCGGAAGAGTCTGTCAGCCACCAGGCGCTGTCGAAGTTGATCCACAAAGCCGTCGAGGAGCTCCCGTTTCGTCAGAAGACGGCACTGGTCCTGCGCATCTTTGAAGACCTGAGCTTCAAAGAGATCGCCGAGATCATGCAATGTCCTTACGACACGGCCAAGGCGAATTACCGCCACGCCCTTCTGAAACTCAAAGATGAATTCGAAATGGACACGGAACTCAAACACTGGAACTTCGATGAGGGAGGACTCATGGAACTCCAGAAAAAACGGACGGAGGTCGAAACGTGA
- a CDS encoding GGDEF domain-containing protein — protein MSQSSGANNQQFGSDDLTEKTSIVTGETFNGLMRPADEAPPALVVLLGPQGYVGKQYALVQAEYVLGRSVDCGIHLDDKSVSRNHARLVIVGSEVTVVDLGSANKTVVNGNVLNPMAPMKLKNNDQIKIGNLILKFLEKGNLEAITNREMNEKAVKDGLTGAYTKGALIERGPELIKRSEVLNEELSLIVLDIDHFKKINDQYGHAAGDVVLKQLSDVISTKVVRSQDFFARYGGEEFVILLAHTPLRAAAEVSERIRATVESTAFMSEGKRIPVTVSVGVATRKSDEDVWDTFFKRADTALYQSKQNGRNRVTISQ, from the coding sequence ATGTCGCAAAGTTCTGGAGCCAACAACCAGCAATTCGGGAGCGATGACCTCACCGAAAAAACGAGCATCGTCACGGGCGAGACCTTCAACGGTCTGATGCGTCCCGCGGACGAGGCGCCCCCCGCACTTGTGGTCCTTCTGGGGCCGCAAGGCTACGTCGGAAAACAGTACGCGCTCGTCCAAGCCGAGTACGTTCTGGGCCGTTCCGTCGATTGCGGAATCCACCTCGATGACAAATCCGTCAGCCGCAACCACGCACGTCTCGTGATCGTGGGCAGCGAAGTGACGGTCGTCGACCTCGGCTCGGCCAACAAGACCGTCGTGAACGGCAACGTGCTGAACCCGATGGCGCCGATGAAGCTGAAGAACAACGATCAAATTAAAATCGGCAATCTGATCCTGAAGTTTCTCGAAAAAGGAAACTTGGAGGCGATCACGAACCGCGAGATGAACGAAAAGGCCGTGAAAGACGGTCTGACCGGCGCGTACACCAAAGGCGCCCTCATCGAACGCGGTCCCGAATTGATCAAACGCTCGGAAGTTTTGAACGAAGAGCTCAGTTTGATCGTGCTCGACATCGATCACTTCAAAAAGATCAACGATCAGTACGGCCACGCGGCCGGCGACGTGGTTCTGAAACAGCTTTCGGATGTCATCTCCACGAAGGTGGTCCGTTCGCAGGATTTCTTCGCCCGCTACGGGGGGGAAGAGTTCGTGATTCTGCTCGCGCACACGCCCCTGCGTGCGGCGGCTGAAGTCTCGGAGCGGATCCGCGCGACGGTCGAGTCGACGGCGTTCATGTCGGAAGGGAAACGTATTCCCGTCACCGTCTCGGTGGGGGTGGCGACCCGTAAGTCCGACGAGGACGTTTGGGACACCTTCTTCAAACGGGCCGACACCGCTCTTTACCAGAGCAAACAAAACGGCCGGAACCGGGTCACGATCTCTCAGTAA